One region of Rubripirellula tenax genomic DNA includes:
- a CDS encoding CocE/NonD family hydrolase, translating into MRYIFFCPTILFGLICVPLFPAHSDEPISVTGAQTFLTRHPDADANNDGILTSEEERAYSRQLAMDALGGDYRYHKTMVPMRDGVRLATGLFIPTKAVTEKSKHSTVLCRSAYGIWAAALFDSQKFANKDLIYICQDLRGDGQSEGHGTADLSSFDNEISDGYDTIDWIINQAWSDGKVGMTGQSGHGFSAYMAYLAKHPNLVGCDTNISGGSAHLYWTFHNGVKREMYYGWLAQRNIPIPLWPKPSVELFDRTAYQETLRGAADGNDTAFIARTGWYDIFSESAIDYFQRFAQHGKVFVQIDASGHGRMAGKPYPAKPIPVEWELPALTRILDDPRQNTPERSYIVYYLMGDTTDPTAPGNGYRITHAWPVPHEPIRYYLTSDGTVGTERPTEGQASRSFRYDPRDPVPSAGGDVFIHEGVGPKDQRVLKDRNDVLHFTSAPLTEPLEITGKVLADLYVSSDVSDTTFTAKLVDIYPDGYEAIVRDSIIMARFHQGFDKQVPMQKGKVYKLTMDMWSTALVFNKGHRLGVQISSSNHPKYEVHPNTFEPSESFDQSPVATHTIHLSSQHPSNIVLPVVSREE; encoded by the coding sequence ATGCGATATATATTTTTTTGTCCAACAATCTTATTTGGCTTGATCTGCGTTCCGCTTTTTCCAGCTCATTCAGACGAGCCCATCAGTGTTACCGGCGCACAAACATTCCTGACACGCCATCCGGACGCAGATGCAAACAACGACGGAATACTCACTAGCGAAGAAGAGCGAGCTTACTCGCGTCAGCTTGCGATGGACGCCCTCGGTGGAGACTACCGCTATCACAAAACCATGGTTCCCATGCGTGATGGGGTTCGATTGGCCACCGGTCTTTTCATCCCGACAAAGGCTGTTACGGAGAAGAGCAAACACTCCACCGTTCTTTGCCGTTCGGCATATGGCATTTGGGCTGCGGCGTTATTCGATAGCCAAAAGTTTGCCAACAAAGATCTGATCTACATCTGCCAGGACCTTCGCGGTGACGGGCAGTCGGAGGGGCATGGTACCGCCGATCTTTCCAGCTTCGACAACGAAATCAGCGACGGTTACGACACCATCGACTGGATCATCAATCAAGCTTGGTCCGACGGAAAGGTCGGCATGACCGGCCAGAGCGGCCACGGGTTTTCCGCCTACATGGCCTACCTCGCCAAGCACCCGAATCTGGTTGGTTGTGATACGAATATCAGCGGTGGCAGCGCTCACCTGTATTGGACGTTTCATAATGGAGTCAAACGTGAGATGTACTATGGATGGCTTGCTCAGCGCAACATCCCCATTCCACTCTGGCCCAAACCTAGCGTCGAACTTTTTGACCGAACCGCGTATCAGGAAACCCTGCGAGGTGCCGCCGATGGAAACGATACGGCATTCATCGCCCGCACCGGCTGGTACGACATCTTTTCCGAATCCGCGATCGACTACTTTCAACGATTTGCCCAGCATGGCAAGGTCTTCGTTCAAATCGATGCGTCGGGCCATGGCAGGATGGCCGGCAAGCCCTACCCGGCCAAGCCGATTCCTGTGGAATGGGAGCTGCCGGCGTTGACACGCATCCTTGACGATCCACGTCAAAATACGCCTGAGCGTTCCTATATCGTTTACTACTTGATGGGCGACACGACCGATCCGACGGCACCCGGCAATGGCTACCGGATCACACACGCTTGGCCGGTCCCTCACGAACCGATCCGCTACTATTTGACATCCGATGGGACCGTTGGCACTGAGCGACCAACCGAAGGCCAAGCATCACGATCGTTCCGATACGACCCGCGAGACCCCGTCCCTTCGGCGGGCGGTGATGTTTTTATTCATGAAGGTGTCGGACCGAAGGATCAGCGTGTTCTGAAAGACCGCAATGACGTTCTTCATTTTACGTCGGCGCCGCTGACCGAGCCGCTCGAGATCACCGGCAAGGTCCTCGCCGATCTGTACGTCAGTAGCGATGTCAGCGATACCACCTTCACGGCCAAGCTGGTCGACATTTATCCCGATGGCTACGAAGCCATTGTCCGAGATTCGATCATCATGGCCCGATTCCACCAGGGGTTCGACAAACAAGTCCCGATGCAAAAAGGGAAGGTATACAAGCTGACCATGGATATGTGGAGCACCGCATTGGTCTTCAACAAGGGGCACCGCCTCGGCGTTCAGATCTCCAGTAGCAATCATCCCAAATACGAAGTCCACCCAAACACGTTCGAACCTTCGGAATCATTTGACCAGTCCCCCGTCGCGACCCACACCATCCATTTATCGTCGCAGCACCCATCCAATATCGTGCTTCCCGTCGTCAGCCGCGAAGAGTAG